The Candidatus Poribacteria bacterium genome contains a region encoding:
- a CDS encoding efflux RND transporter periplasmic adaptor subunit, producing MTRRIWGYILISTLMLLSFPLAHAQPPMRGGAGMKLEKLVAVSKPKVGEIRREITLVGSVEPDRKVKIVPKASGRIERILVDEGQIVKKGDPLAVIEHVELDLGVKQALAALKSAEAALEQARKLAKIKAESQLKQAKAALIAAQVGLEQVKDISEASVQARIRQAEAGLDALKANLEKIKRGARPEEIKRMESMVEQAKAALDNARENYERMSALYEQEVISKQTMDGAEMQYKVAKAQYEAALQQLTIVKKGAREEDIRAMEAQVRSAEANLKLAKLYAQTRSWEKDLKLAESRVQQAQAAYDLAKASFDAETWRLEITTAESRYEQAKAALDLARQRLKDATVTAPFDGVIVQRMVDEGAMVAPGVGMFSMVKMDKVKIVTTVSESEIPYLKEGMPVLIKTVTGSFQGKVDYVSPVVDPTSRSVRIKIYLDNAQGKLKPGMSADVVLPIEVHRNVLLVPRTALLNENGSSFLFVVRNGKAVKRAVEVGLTDEWNAEITEGITEKDLVVVAGGNQLEDGDVVKVKGR from the coding sequence ATGACAAGGAGAATTTGGGGCTACATTCTCATTTCAACGCTGATGTTGCTCTCCTTCCCCCTCGCTCACGCTCAACCTCCCATGAGAGGCGGGGCGGGGATGAAGCTTGAAAAGCTCGTGGCGGTTTCCAAACCGAAGGTTGGAGAGATAAGGAGAGAAATCACCCTCGTCGGGTCGGTTGAGCCCGATCGGAAGGTGAAGATCGTCCCGAAGGCAAGCGGAAGAATAGAGAGGATTCTGGTCGATGAGGGGCAGATCGTCAAAAAAGGCGATCCGCTCGCTGTGATAGAACATGTCGAGCTGGATCTGGGGGTTAAGCAGGCCTTAGCCGCATTGAAATCGGCCGAGGCTGCTTTGGAGCAAGCCCGAAAGCTGGCTAAGATAAAGGCCGAATCCCAGCTCAAACAGGCCAAGGCCGCTCTGATAGCCGCTCAGGTCGGACTTGAACAGGTCAAGGATATATCTGAAGCAAGCGTCCAAGCTAGGATCAGACAGGCCGAGGCGGGACTCGATGCCCTGAAGGCCAATCTCGAAAAGATCAAAAGGGGCGCAAGGCCTGAGGAGATAAAGCGGATGGAATCCATGGTTGAGCAGGCTAAGGCTGCGTTAGATAACGCCCGCGAGAACTATGAGCGAATGAGCGCGCTTTATGAGCAGGAGGTCATAAGCAAGCAGACGATGGATGGCGCCGAGATGCAGTATAAGGTCGCTAAAGCCCAGTACGAAGCCGCCCTACAGCAATTGACCATCGTCAAGAAGGGCGCTCGTGAAGAGGATATCCGGGCGATGGAGGCGCAGGTCAGAAGCGCTGAGGCCAACCTGAAACTGGCCAAGCTTTACGCGCAGACCAGAAGCTGGGAGAAGGATCTCAAACTCGCCGAGTCCAGAGTTCAACAGGCTCAGGCCGCATATGATCTGGCTAAAGCATCCTTCGATGCCGAGACGTGGAGGTTGGAGATCACGACGGCGGAGTCCAGATATGAGCAGGCTAAAGCCGCCTTGGATCTCGCCCGTCAAAGGCTCAAAGACGCTACAGTTACCGCACCTTTCGACGGAGTGATAGTTCAGAGAATGGTCGATGAGGGAGCGATGGTTGCCCCGGGTGTGGGTATGTTCAGCATGGTCAAGATGGACAAAGTTAAGATCGTAACCACCGTCTCGGAAAGCGAGATCCCGTACCTGAAGGAGGGAATGCCCGTCCTCATCAAAACGGTCACGGGGAGCTTTCAGGGCAAGGTGGACTACGTCAGCCCTGTCGTCGACCCGACCTCCAGATCAGTCAGAATCAAGATCTATCTTGACAACGCTCAGGGGAAGCTTAAGCCCGGTATGTCGGCCGATGTCGTCCTCCCGATCGAAGTACATCGCAACGTCCTTCTCGTCCCCAGAACAGCCCTTCTGAACGAAAACGGCAGCAGCTTCCTGTTCGTCGTGCGAAACGGCAAGGCGGTCAAAAGAGCGGTCGAGGTCGGTTTGACCGACGAGTGGAACGCTGAGATAACGGAGGGGATCACGGAAAAGGATCTGGTTGTCGTGGCCGGGGGGAACCAGCTTGAGGACGGCGATGTGGTGAAGGTGAAGGGGAGGTAG